From one Nocardioides yefusunii genomic stretch:
- a CDS encoding DUF2461 domain-containing protein, with protein sequence MQFTGFPVAALDFYDDLEVEPTKQFWEANKHVYKEAVREPMTALMKALEAQFGAAKIFRPHRDVRFAKNRSPYKTHQGAFVGVPEVGAVGWYFEISPRGTRVGGGFYDANSARLAAVREAMVDEEYGAELQALLDGYRADGWEVSGEQLKTAPRGYDKQHPRIALLRHKQLYVGRPYGFESDALDADLVERVRADWEALRPLVTWLTTRPRQH encoded by the coding sequence GTGCAGTTCACCGGATTCCCCGTCGCCGCCCTCGACTTCTACGACGACCTCGAGGTCGAGCCGACGAAGCAGTTCTGGGAGGCCAACAAGCACGTCTACAAGGAGGCCGTCCGTGAACCGATGACGGCGCTGATGAAGGCGCTGGAGGCACAGTTCGGGGCGGCGAAGATCTTCCGTCCGCACCGCGACGTGCGGTTCGCGAAGAACCGGTCTCCGTACAAGACCCACCAAGGTGCCTTCGTCGGCGTGCCCGAGGTGGGCGCCGTGGGGTGGTACTTCGAGATCTCCCCGCGCGGCACCCGCGTCGGCGGCGGTTTCTACGACGCGAACTCGGCTCGCCTCGCTGCGGTGCGTGAGGCGATGGTCGACGAGGAGTACGGCGCCGAACTCCAGGCTCTGCTCGACGGGTACCGCGCCGACGGCTGGGAGGTCTCGGGCGAGCAGCTCAAGACCGCTCCGCGCGGCTACGACAAGCAGCATCCCCGGATCGCACTGCTGCGCCACAAGCAGCTCTACGTCGGGCGTCCCTACGGGTTCGAGTCCGACGCCCTCGACGCCGACCTGGTGGAGCGAGTCAGGGCCGACTGGGAGGCGCTGCGCCCGCTCGTCACGTGGCTCACCACACGTCCTCGTCAGCACTGA
- a CDS encoding RrF2 family transcriptional regulator gives MRVSAKSDYALRALIEMAGGNDGKPVSAEELGRRQEIPHGFLQAILADLRKSGVVVSQRGQSGGWRLARPAEEVSVADVIRAVDGPLVSVYGLRPEAVEYNDSAAVLQHVWIAARSALRDVFETVSIAALATGELPEQVTSRTADEDAWQPH, from the coding sequence ATGCGCGTCTCCGCCAAGTCCGACTACGCCCTGCGAGCCCTCATCGAGATGGCCGGTGGCAACGACGGCAAGCCCGTCTCCGCCGAGGAGCTCGGTCGTCGTCAGGAGATCCCGCACGGATTCCTGCAGGCGATCCTCGCTGACCTGCGCAAGTCCGGCGTCGTCGTCTCCCAGCGTGGCCAGTCCGGCGGATGGCGTCTCGCGCGTCCGGCTGAGGAGGTCTCGGTGGCCGATGTGATCCGCGCCGTCGACGGCCCGCTCGTCTCGGTCTACGGCCTGCGCCCCGAAGCGGTCGAGTACAACGACTCCGCCGCCGTCCTCCAGCACGTCTGGATCGCGGCCCGCAGCGCCCTGCGCGACGTCTTCGAGACCGTCTCCATCGCGGCGCTCGCCACCGGCGAACTGCCCGAGCAGGTCACCTCGCGCACCGCCGACGAGGACGCCTGGCAGCCGCACTGA
- a CDS encoding SGNH/GDSL hydrolase family protein: MSFKRYVALGDSFTEGVGDNDPTRPNGLRGWADRVAFALAEMDEEFRYSNLAIRGRKLPAIIDEQVDAAIAMQPDLITIHGGGNDVLRPKVDLDALAAKYDEAIGRLTATGATVAMFTLFDPGSYGIYKATRGRMALFNEFAREISDKHGTVLVDQWRMRDIELAPHMDTDRMHLNSAGHQYMAMKVLEALGIDHALERLPVDPMPVLSRKESLTENARWTREFLGPWIGRRLTGKSSGDTVSPKHPTLDRLA; this comes from the coding sequence ATGAGTTTCAAGCGGTACGTGGCACTGGGTGACTCCTTCACCGAGGGCGTCGGCGACAACGACCCGACCCGCCCCAACGGGCTGCGCGGCTGGGCCGACCGGGTCGCGTTCGCACTCGCCGAGATGGACGAAGAGTTCAGGTACTCCAACCTCGCGATCCGGGGCCGCAAGCTGCCCGCGATCATCGACGAGCAGGTCGACGCCGCGATCGCGATGCAGCCCGACCTGATCACCATCCACGGCGGCGGCAACGACGTGTTGCGCCCCAAGGTCGACCTCGACGCCCTCGCGGCGAAGTACGACGAGGCGATCGGTCGACTCACCGCGACCGGTGCGACGGTCGCTATGTTCACCCTCTTCGACCCGGGTTCGTACGGCATCTACAAGGCCACCCGCGGCCGGATGGCGCTCTTCAACGAGTTCGCCCGCGAGATCTCCGACAAGCACGGCACCGTCCTCGTCGACCAGTGGCGCATGCGCGACATCGAGCTGGCACCGCACATGGACACCGACCGGATGCACCTCAACTCCGCCGGCCACCAGTACATGGCGATGAAGGTCCTCGAGGCTCTCGGCATCGATCACGCCCTGGAGCGTCTCCCCGTCGACCCGATGCCGGTGCTCTCGCGCAAGGAGTCGCTGACGGAGAACGCCCGCTGGACCCGTGAGTTCTTGGGCCCGTGGATCGGTCGCCGGCTGACCGGAAAGTCTTCCGGCGACACCGTCTCACCGAAGCACCCCACCCTGGACCGCCTCGCCTGA
- a CDS encoding TetR/AcrR family transcriptional regulator: MTSSPAPSDRQSRRKAETRRRIGRAADSLFSAKGYEETSIEEIAAAADVAVRTIYLHFGSKASIMLSYVDEWIEAFVTEVVARPVDEPVTVALRAAIDAMTAAGWTDRAEGDDPIPHPLVTHLGSGPLDIAGHATHRWIEALSRMSQAFAAAPQPPGAHPIDPYARAFAVHTLWLSSMFAARERTLGRDVPTDPSGVTGVAVLERLTSGEL; this comes from the coding sequence GTGACCTCCTCCCCTGCCCCCAGCGACCGCCAGAGCCGACGCAAGGCCGAGACGCGGCGCCGCATCGGCCGCGCGGCCGACAGCCTGTTCAGCGCGAAGGGCTACGAGGAGACCTCGATCGAGGAGATCGCCGCTGCCGCGGACGTCGCCGTGCGCACGATCTACCTGCACTTCGGCTCGAAGGCATCGATCATGCTGTCCTACGTCGACGAGTGGATCGAGGCCTTCGTGACCGAGGTCGTCGCACGCCCCGTCGACGAGCCCGTCACCGTCGCGCTGCGCGCCGCCATCGACGCCATGACGGCGGCCGGCTGGACCGACCGCGCCGAGGGGGACGACCCGATCCCGCACCCCCTGGTGACCCACCTGGGCTCGGGGCCGCTGGACATCGCCGGCCACGCCACCCACCGCTGGATCGAGGCGCTGAGCCGGATGTCCCAGGCCTTCGCCGCCGCGCCCCAGCCCCCGGGCGCCCACCCGATCGACCCGTACGCGCGCGCGTTCGCCGTGCACACCCTCTGGCTCTCGTCGATGTTCGCCGCCCGCGAGCGCACCCTGGGACGCGACGTCCCGACCGACCCGTCGGGCGTGACCGGCGTGGCCGTCCTGGAGCGGCTCACCAGCGGCGAGCTCTGA
- a CDS encoding sulfite exporter TauE/SafE family protein yields the protein MRQLIVLGFVGFLAQLIDGSLGMAYGVTSSTLLIAAGVAPAASSAAVHFSEIGTSMVSGISHARLGNVDWRTVGILAGPGFVGAFAGATLLVNLDGDVAKPVVAVILLLLGLYVMWRFLVLGGRRPEFKGRPSAGMLVPIGLVGGTLDAVGGGGWGPVGTTSLLSSGRLEPRKVIGSVDTSEFVVAVGGSLGFLLGLGTAGIDWAIAAALLVGGVFAAPLAALAVRHLPARVLGVGAGGLIVVTNSNTLAKVAGLDGSGQLGLLAVVVVAWISLLTWAVRQERASRTTKPGDDAAAAA from the coding sequence GTGCGCCAACTGATCGTGCTCGGCTTCGTCGGTTTCCTGGCGCAGCTGATCGACGGCTCGCTCGGCATGGCCTACGGGGTGACGTCGTCGACCCTCCTGATCGCCGCGGGCGTCGCACCGGCCGCCAGCTCCGCCGCCGTCCACTTCTCCGAGATCGGCACCTCGATGGTGTCCGGCATCAGCCATGCCCGCCTCGGCAACGTCGACTGGCGCACCGTCGGGATCCTCGCGGGCCCGGGATTCGTCGGTGCCTTCGCCGGCGCGACGCTGCTGGTGAACCTCGACGGCGACGTCGCCAAGCCTGTCGTCGCCGTGATCCTGCTGCTCCTGGGCCTCTACGTGATGTGGCGTTTCCTCGTCCTGGGCGGCCGTCGTCCTGAGTTCAAGGGGCGCCCCTCGGCAGGGATGCTCGTCCCGATCGGCCTCGTCGGCGGCACCCTCGACGCCGTCGGTGGCGGCGGCTGGGGACCGGTCGGCACTACCTCGCTCCTCTCCTCGGGCCGCCTCGAACCCCGCAAGGTGATCGGCTCGGTCGACACCTCTGAGTTCGTCGTCGCAGTGGGAGGCTCGCTCGGTTTCCTGCTCGGCCTCGGGACCGCGGGCATCGACTGGGCGATCGCTGCGGCCCTGCTCGTCGGCGGTGTCTTCGCGGCCCCGCTGGCCGCCCTCGCGGTGCGGCATCTCCCGGCGCGGGTCCTCGGCGTCGGCGCCGGCGGACTGATCGTCGTCACCAACTCCAACACGCTGGCGAAGGTGGCTGGTCTGGACGGCTCGGGGCAACTGGGACTGCTCGCCGTCGTGGTCGTGGCGTGGATCTCGCTGCTCACCTGGGCCGTGCGTCAGGAACGTGCCTCCCGTACGACGAAGCCCGGCGACGACGCGGCCGCTGCTGCCTGA
- a CDS encoding DUF6458 family protein — MGIVFGIILIVVGLVLALDVVSITALNDATVDSQLLGWILFGAGVLALVLTAWVAGRRKVTVVERPER; from the coding sequence ATGGGCATTGTGTTCGGCATCATTCTCATCGTCGTCGGCCTCGTCCTCGCACTGGACGTCGTCAGCATCACCGCGCTCAACGACGCCACCGTCGACTCCCAGCTCCTGGGCTGGATCCTGTTCGGCGCCGGTGTCCTCGCGCTGGTGCTGACCGCATGGGTGGCAGGACGCCGCAAGGTGACCGTCGTGGAGCGCCCCGAGCGCTGA
- the dcd gene encoding dCTP deaminase: protein MLLSDRDILAEIDAQRIALEPWDQEMLQPSSIDIRLDRFFRVFENHRYPHIDPAVDQSDLTREVATEGDEAFILHPGEFVLGSTYETVSLPDDVAARVEGKSSLGRLGLLTHATAGFVDPGFSGHVTLELANVATLPIKLYPGMKIGQLCFFRLSSPAQHPYGSEKYGSRYQGQRGPTPSRSYTNFHRTEI, encoded by the coding sequence GTGCTTCTCTCTGACCGCGACATCCTGGCCGAGATCGACGCGCAGCGCATCGCGCTGGAGCCGTGGGACCAGGAGATGCTGCAGCCTTCCAGCATCGACATCCGTCTCGACCGCTTCTTCCGCGTCTTCGAGAACCACCGCTACCCGCACATCGACCCGGCCGTGGACCAGTCCGACCTCACCCGTGAGGTCGCGACCGAGGGTGACGAGGCGTTCATCCTGCACCCGGGCGAGTTCGTGCTGGGCTCCACCTACGAGACCGTCAGCCTGCCCGACGACGTCGCCGCGCGCGTCGAGGGCAAGTCGTCGCTGGGCCGTCTGGGTCTGCTGACCCACGCCACTGCGGGCTTCGTCGACCCGGGCTTCTCCGGTCACGTCACCCTGGAACTCGCGAACGTCGCGACGCTGCCGATCAAGCTCTACCCGGGCATGAAGATCGGTCAGCTCTGCTTCTTCCGGCTCTCCTCGCCGGCCCAGCACCCGTACGGTTCGGAGAAGTACGGCTCGCGCTACCAGGGTCAGCGTGGCCCGACGCCGTCGCGTTCGTACACGAACTTCCACCGCACCGAGATCTGA
- a CDS encoding acyl-CoA dehydrogenase: protein MSHYKSNLRDIEFNLFEVFGRDEVLGKGPFAEVDGDTAREVLAEVERLSREDLAASFEDSDRNPPVFDPKTHSAPLGESFKKSYKAWMDAEFWRLQIREELGGTPAPPSVVWALGEMVLGANAPVWMYAAGAPFAGVLWNNSNGVERDQRVAEIMVERQWGCTMVLTEPDAGSDVGAGRAKAVPNEDGSWNITGVKRFITSATNDMVENVMHLVLARPEGVEGAGGPGTKGLSLFWMPEHHFDHQTGELTGERNGVYVTNVEHKMGIKVSNTCEVTFGDPQVGGGEPAKGWLVGEIHNGIAQMFDVIENARMMVGTKAIATLSTGYLNALEYAKTRVQGADLTQSADKTAPRVTITHHPDVRRSLMTQKSFAEAMRALVIYTATWQDEVYLAEHEGRSDSDEAKLAVAINDLLLPIVKGYGSERSWTLLGTESLQTFGGSGFLQEYPIEQYVRDAKIDTLYEGTTAIQGQDFFFRKIVKDQGRALGYVAKEIEKFVTAESGDARLKNERALLGKALQDANDLVGHMINDLMSSAEEIKNIYKVGLNTSRVLMALGDVVCAWLLLRQAEVALSKLDGDAGKDTAFYQGKVAAAQFFAATNLPRITAELAIAKATDLSLMELDEAAF from the coding sequence GTGAGCCACTACAAGAGCAACCTGCGCGACATCGAGTTCAACCTGTTCGAGGTCTTCGGACGCGACGAGGTCCTGGGCAAGGGCCCCTTCGCCGAGGTCGACGGCGACACCGCTCGTGAGGTGCTGGCCGAGGTCGAGCGTCTCTCCCGCGAGGACCTGGCCGCCTCCTTCGAGGACAGCGACCGCAACCCGCCCGTCTTCGACCCGAAGACGCACTCGGCCCCCCTCGGCGAGTCCTTCAAGAAGAGCTACAAGGCCTGGATGGACGCCGAGTTCTGGCGCCTGCAGATCCGCGAGGAACTGGGCGGCACCCCCGCTCCCCCGTCGGTCGTGTGGGCCCTGGGTGAGATGGTGCTCGGCGCCAACGCCCCGGTGTGGATGTACGCCGCCGGCGCCCCGTTCGCGGGCGTGCTCTGGAACAACTCCAACGGCGTCGAGCGCGACCAGCGCGTCGCCGAGATCATGGTCGAGCGCCAGTGGGGCTGCACGATGGTCCTCACCGAGCCCGACGCCGGTTCCGACGTCGGCGCCGGCCGCGCGAAGGCCGTCCCGAACGAGGACGGCTCCTGGAACATCACCGGCGTGAAGCGCTTCATCACCTCCGCCACCAACGACATGGTCGAGAACGTCATGCACCTGGTTCTCGCGCGCCCCGAGGGCGTCGAGGGTGCGGGCGGCCCCGGCACCAAGGGCCTCTCGCTCTTCTGGATGCCCGAGCACCACTTCGACCACCAGACCGGCGAGCTGACCGGTGAGCGCAACGGCGTCTACGTCACCAACGTCGAGCACAAGATGGGCATCAAGGTCTCCAACACGTGTGAGGTCACCTTCGGCGACCCGCAGGTCGGCGGCGGCGAGCCCGCCAAGGGCTGGCTCGTCGGCGAGATCCACAACGGCATCGCGCAGATGTTCGACGTCATCGAGAACGCCCGCATGATGGTCGGCACCAAGGCCATCGCGACGCTGTCGACCGGCTACCTGAACGCGCTCGAGTACGCCAAGACCCGCGTCCAGGGCGCCGACCTGACCCAGTCGGCCGACAAGACCGCACCGCGCGTCACCATCACCCACCACCCCGACGTGCGTCGTTCGCTGATGACGCAGAAGTCGTTCGCCGAGGCCATGCGCGCCCTCGTCATCTACACCGCCACTTGGCAGGACGAGGTCTACCTGGCCGAGCACGAGGGTCGCAGCGACTCCGACGAGGCCAAGCTGGCCGTCGCGATCAACGACCTGCTGCTCCCGATCGTCAAGGGTTACGGCTCCGAGCGTTCTTGGACCCTGCTGGGCACCGAGTCCCTGCAGACCTTCGGTGGCTCCGGCTTCCTGCAGGAGTACCCGATCGAGCAGTACGTGCGTGACGCCAAGATCGACACCCTCTACGAGGGCACCACCGCGATCCAGGGCCAGGACTTCTTCTTCCGCAAGATCGTCAAGGACCAGGGCCGTGCGCTCGGGTACGTCGCGAAGGAGATCGAGAAGTTCGTGACGGCCGAGTCCGGCGACGCCCGCCTCAAGAACGAGCGCGCGCTGCTCGGCAAGGCCCTTCAGGACGCCAACGACCTCGTCGGCCACATGATCAACGACCTCATGTCGTCGGCCGAGGAGATCAAGAACATCTACAAGGTCGGCCTCAACACCTCGCGCGTGCTGATGGCGCTCGGTGACGTGGTCTGCGCGTGGCTGCTGCTGCGCCAGGCCGAGGTTGCTCTGTCCAAGCTCGACGGCGACGCCGGCAAGGACACCGCGTTCTACCAGGGCAAGGTCGCCGCGGCGCAGTTCTTCGCCGCCACCAACCTGCCCCGCATCACCGCCGAGCTGGCCATCGCCAAGGCGACCGACCTGTCGCTGATGGAGCTCGACGAGGCTGCGTTCTGA